The proteins below are encoded in one region of Bacillus vallismortis:
- the rsbRB gene encoding RsbT co-antagonist RsbRB, translating into MKLNEKLYAFFSEHVEQMAEEWIETMEESDPNSLYALHNASVTEELKEQDREFYRHLNNMYVLPEKQFLEEFQEWVIELTNDQKHLDTPVQYVIREFMRNRRLYTKYLEKFAKENESALEPEEKQKWADLIVRVFDFTIYTFVDHAEANAKQQLNAQREMILELSSPVITLSKSTALLPLVGDIDTERAKFILENTLHACAKRRVEHLLIDLSGVVVVDTMVAHQIFKLIEALTLIGVRSTLSGIRPEIAQTAVQLGIDFSNITIKTNLAQALNYHQ; encoded by the coding sequence ATGAAACTGAATGAAAAATTATATGCATTTTTTTCAGAGCATGTGGAACAAATGGCAGAGGAATGGATTGAAACAATGGAGGAAAGTGATCCGAATTCGCTTTACGCCTTACATAATGCATCTGTAACGGAAGAATTGAAAGAGCAGGACAGAGAGTTTTACAGGCATCTGAATAACATGTATGTTTTACCGGAAAAACAATTTCTCGAAGAATTTCAAGAGTGGGTCATTGAACTGACGAACGATCAAAAGCATCTCGACACTCCGGTTCAGTATGTGATTCGGGAGTTTATGAGAAACCGGAGATTATATACGAAGTATCTTGAGAAGTTCGCAAAAGAAAATGAGTCGGCGCTTGAACCGGAGGAGAAACAAAAATGGGCCGATTTGATTGTAAGAGTTTTTGATTTTACCATTTATACATTCGTTGATCACGCTGAAGCGAATGCCAAACAGCAGTTAAACGCCCAGAGAGAGATGATTTTGGAATTAAGCTCGCCTGTCATTACCCTGAGCAAATCAACAGCTCTGCTGCCGCTTGTCGGAGACATTGATACTGAGCGGGCAAAGTTCATTCTGGAAAACACGCTTCATGCTTGTGCAAAAAGGCGCGTGGAGCATCTATTAATTGATCTATCAGGTGTGGTTGTGGTTGATACGATGGTGGCGCACCAAATCTTTAAATTGATCGAGGCGCTCACTTTAATCGGTGTCAGGTCAACCCTGTCAGGAATCAGGCCGGAAATCGCGCAAACCGCTGTACAGCTGGGGATTGATTTTTCGAATATTACAATTAAAACCAATCTTGCCCAGGCTTTAAACTATCATCAATAA
- the isp gene encoding serine protease Isp, which translates to MNGEIRLIPYVTNEQIMDVNELPEGIKVIKAPEMWAKGVKGKDVKIAVLDTGCDTSHPDLKSQIIGGKNFTDDDGGKEDVISDYNGHGTHVAGTIAANDSNGGIAGVAPEASLLIVKVLGGANGSGQYEWIINGINYAVEQKVDIISMSLGGPSDVPELKEAVINAVKNGVLVVCAAGNEGDGNERTEELSYPAAYNEVIAVGSVSIARELSEFSNANKEIDLVAPGEQILSTLPNKKYGKLTGTSMAAPHVSGALALIKSYEEESFQRKLSETEVYAQLIRRTLPLDIAKTLAGNGFLYLTAPDELAEKAEQSHLMTL; encoded by the coding sequence ATGAATGGTGAAATCCGCTTGATCCCGTATGTGACGAATGAGCAGATCATGGATGTAAACGAGCTTCCTGAGGGCATTAAAGTGATTAAGGCGCCAGAAATGTGGGCAAAAGGGGTAAAAGGCAAAGATGTAAAAATTGCAGTATTGGACACGGGATGCGACACAAGCCATCCAGATTTAAAGAGCCAAATCATCGGCGGAAAAAACTTCACGGATGATGACGGCGGCAAGGAAGATGTGATTTCCGACTACAACGGACACGGCACACACGTCGCCGGAACGATTGCAGCTAACGATTCAAACGGCGGCATTGCCGGAGTCGCGCCTGAGGCAAGCCTATTGATTGTAAAGGTTCTGGGCGGCGCAAACGGAAGCGGCCAATACGAATGGATTATTAACGGCATTAACTACGCGGTGGAACAGAAAGTTGATATCATCTCGATGTCCCTTGGCGGACCGAGCGATGTGCCAGAATTAAAAGAAGCGGTGATAAACGCCGTCAAAAACGGAGTGCTTGTCGTTTGCGCAGCGGGTAATGAAGGTGACGGAAATGAACGAACAGAAGAGCTTTCCTACCCTGCAGCTTATAATGAAGTCATCGCGGTTGGATCTGTTTCCATAGCGCGTGAATTATCAGAATTTTCTAATGCAAATAAAGAGATCGATCTTGTGGCTCCGGGAGAACAGATCTTATCGACCCTTCCTAACAAGAAGTACGGAAAACTCACCGGCACCTCAATGGCTGCCCCTCATGTCAGCGGAGCGCTTGCTTTAATCAAAAGCTATGAAGAAGAATCTTTTCAAAGAAAGCTTTCTGAAACTGAGGTTTATGCACAGCTGATCCGCAGAACACTCCCTCTTGATATTGCAAAAACGCTGGCAGGTAATGGCTTCCTATATTTAACCGCTCCTGATGAGCTGGCAGAAAAAGCAGAGCAATCACATTTGATGACCCTATAA
- the metE gene encoding 5-methyltetrahydropteroyltriglutamate--homocysteine S-methyltransferase yields MTTIKTSNLGFPRIGLNREWKKALEAYWKGSTDKDTFLKQIDDLFLSAVKTQIDQQIDVVPVSDFTQYDHVLDTAVSFNWIPKRFRHLTDAADTYFAIARGIKDAVSSEMTKWFNTNYHYIVPEYDESIEFRLTRNKQLEDYRRIKQEYGVETKPVIVGPYTFVTLAKGYEPSEAKAIQKRLVPLYVQLLKELEEEGVKWVQIDEPALVTASSEDVSGAKELFESITGELSSLNVLLQTYFDSVDAYEELISYPVQGIGLDFVHDKGRNLEQLKTHGFPADKVLAAGVIDGRNIWKADLEERLDAVLDILSTAKVDELWIQPSSSLLHVPVAKHPDEHLEKDLLNGLSYAKEKLAELTALKEGLVSGKAAISEQIQQAKTDIQALKQFATGAHSEQKKELEQLTDKDFKRPIPFEERLAVQNESLGLPLLPTTTIGSFPQSAEVRSARQKWRKNEWSDEQYQNFINEETKRWIDIQEELELDVLAHGEFERTDMVEYFGEKLAGFAFTKYAWVQSYGSRCVRPPVIYGDVEFIEPMTVKDTVYAQSLTSKHVKGMLTGPVTILNWSFPRNDISRKEIAFQIGLALRKEVKALEDAGIQIIQVDEPALREGLPLKTEDWDEYLTWAAEAFRLTTSSVKNETQIHTHMCYSNFEDIVDTINDLDADVITIEHSRSHGGFLDYLREHPYLKGLGLGVYDIHSPRVPSTEEMYNIIVDALAVCPTDRFWVNPDCGLKTRQQEETVAALKNMVEAAKQARAQQTQLV; encoded by the coding sequence ATGACAACCATCAAAACATCGAATTTAGGATTTCCGAGAATCGGACTGAACAGAGAATGGAAAAAAGCACTTGAAGCGTATTGGAAAGGCAGCACGGATAAAGATACATTTTTAAAACAAATCGACGACCTTTTTTTATCCGCAGTTAAAACACAAATTGACCAGCAGATTGATGTTGTGCCTGTTTCTGATTTCACACAGTATGACCATGTACTCGACACAGCCGTCAGCTTCAACTGGATTCCGAAACGATTCAGACATTTGACTGACGCTGCCGATACATACTTTGCGATCGCCCGCGGAATAAAAGACGCTGTATCCAGTGAAATGACAAAATGGTTTAATACAAATTACCATTACATCGTTCCGGAATATGACGAGAGCATCGAATTCCGCCTGACAAGAAACAAACAGCTTGAAGACTATCGCCGGATCAAACAGGAATACGGTGTGGAGACCAAACCTGTGATTGTCGGCCCTTATACGTTCGTTACGCTTGCTAAGGGATATGAACCGTCTGAAGCAAAAGCGATCCAAAAACGCCTAGTCCCGTTATATGTACAGCTTTTGAAAGAGCTTGAAGAAGAAGGCGTAAAATGGGTTCAAATCGATGAGCCGGCGCTCGTCACCGCCTCTAGCGAGGATGTCAGCGGCGCAAAAGAATTATTTGAAAGCATCACAGGTGAGCTTTCCTCCTTGAATGTGCTTTTGCAGACGTATTTTGATTCTGTTGATGCCTATGAAGAGCTGATCTCTTACCCGGTACAAGGAATTGGCCTTGATTTCGTTCACGATAAAGGCAGAAACCTGGAACAGCTGAAAACACACGGGTTTCCAGCAGACAAGGTGCTGGCAGCCGGCGTTATCGACGGACGCAACATTTGGAAAGCGGATCTCGAGGAACGCCTTGATGCCGTTCTTGATATTCTGAGCACTGCAAAGGTTGATGAACTGTGGATTCAGCCTTCCAGCAGCCTGCTGCACGTTCCGGTAGCGAAGCACCCTGATGAGCATCTGGAGAAGGATCTGCTGAACGGCTTATCCTATGCAAAAGAAAAGCTAGCCGAGCTGACAGCTTTGAAAGAAGGCTTGGTATCAGGAAAAGCGGCGATCAGCGAACAGATTCAGCAGGCGAAAACTGATATCCAGGCGCTCAAACAGTTTGCAACAGGCGCACATTCTGAACAAAAGAAAGAGCTTGAGCAACTAACCGATAAAGACTTTAAGCGCCCAATTCCGTTTGAAGAACGTTTAGCCGTGCAAAATGAATCTCTTGGCCTTCCGCTTTTGCCGACGACTACAATCGGAAGCTTCCCACAGTCCGCTGAAGTGCGGAGCGCGCGCCAAAAGTGGCGGAAAAATGAGTGGTCTGATGAACAGTATCAAAACTTTATCAATGAAGAAACAAAACGATGGATTGATATTCAGGAAGAATTGGAACTTGATGTCCTTGCTCATGGTGAATTTGAACGGACAGACATGGTCGAATACTTCGGTGAAAAGCTGGCCGGGTTCGCCTTCACAAAATACGCTTGGGTTCAATCATACGGCTCACGCTGTGTCCGTCCGCCAGTCATTTACGGAGATGTTGAATTTATTGAACCGATGACAGTAAAAGACACAGTATATGCACAGTCCCTGACATCCAAGCATGTGAAAGGAATGCTGACCGGTCCTGTTACAATCTTAAACTGGTCTTTCCCTCGAAACGATATTTCGAGAAAAGAAATCGCCTTCCAAATCGGGCTCGCCCTTCGCAAAGAAGTAAAAGCGCTTGAAGACGCAGGCATTCAAATTATTCAAGTGGATGAACCGGCGTTGCGCGAAGGCCTGCCATTAAAAACCGAAGATTGGGATGAGTATTTGACTTGGGCGGCGGAAGCATTCAGATTAACCACTTCATCCGTCAAAAACGAGACGCAAATCCATACGCATATGTGCTACAGCAACTTCGAAGACATCGTCGATACGATCAATGATCTTGATGCTGATGTGATTACAATCGAACACAGCAGAAGCCACGGAGGATTTTTAGATTACTTAAGAGAGCATCCGTATCTGAAGGGCTTAGGCCTAGGTGTTTATGACATTCACAGCCCCCGTGTGCCGTCAACTGAAGAAATGTACAACATTATCGTTGATGCGCTTGCCGTCTGCCCGACTGACCGCTTCTGGGTCAATCCAGACTGCGGTTTGAAAACAAGACAGCAGGAAGAAACGGTTGCAGCATTGAAAAACATGGTCGAAGCCGCAAAACAGGCAAGAGCTCAGCAGACACAGCTTGTATAA
- a CDS encoding pectinesterase family protein: MQSKSRKAFRKALVFTTLFTLALNSIGGLALASDTSNSRKIDVWDFGGIQTPGELYNNNITPDILDKKTTIKSGTFETTSYGDLTVANPVTSDRSYYDKADGTTVGDNSSGSWENQEHSYEDGYQSNGVYYANGTGGTERRFLTLEHVVAGDKITVYGGTSNGDETIHFVHAAVSIDGSKVTVTPDTSEVQDSAADFTRTAQKVEFIAQYSGSYQIYVSATSGGKPWFHRVVRTPGVKVSGAVNVNGSDISTDYALTFTNQATGDTTTVNMNADNTFDAVLATGYEYIATLKGVPEYRFTDETKVVSTSTSDIAMGKTISLDVVANQLVTVRGDIMGFDSSYDVSKLQIKFHPEEGSLASPVTATVNTQDMTFTADVQDGLLYTAIISGVNDYEVVDGGRINVSADTIQDITVDKKPVYTATGTFQGLSSTAQISSMTFTNVNDGYVYSGTVSNGGYTVSLREGVYSVTATSSENDSTSTHVVISGQDTTKDILFVNHSEPEPLSWVADLYVGDSSKEHNYHTVKEALAVAARMNPSNEEQRITIHIAPGVYREQLVIQTPYISLVNSNPNPTSDPNTQVKITWYYGIGYKYYSIGDDGFYDEERAFDQYSKNTASKWGGTVYVTSAAENFKAQNIIFENSFNKYVTDEELADGVELANVAGSSINVERNSFTDVTSKAATERAAAMIMEGDRAEFLNCRFLGSQDTLYTGTNRSYFKNSFIEGNTDYIFGDGNVVFDNVTLNFAGYSEQAVGGYITAAKDTASYGYLFRNSTITADSEKLFSPGYFGRPWGAGAKVTFLNTKLQTSDIMNPSGWHEMSGNQPENANYAEYNTTYNGKAVDTSQRRVPVLTKKQADAINVENYLGGWKPSYYSADSDAAPTFKINPFFTTDDDINMPYTGNTISLGYEFKDPNDNQNDSSLIQWYKVSPDGTETLIHATTAYISKNYKITSADEGYYIKAVVTPETVNGLKSTPMSVQLDNLVKAGSSGGGDNEIPDGERVNIYLAGDSTVKTYGSSSGSGGWGEYLQSFFNDDKVNIVNYANGGRSSRSFINEGSLDKIASTIAAGDYLLIQFGHNDSSNQTGYLLDRFVSMGESDEHGIYPSVPGMKEATPESLSKYGPEYFPYTSGTFKWYLQQYIDVARNSGATPILVTPVSRQYFNSDGTIRPHHDATDTTTGTITTSNNAYVKAVEQLGEEQGVEVINMFDLTKESFEKAYKNDPAANNGVSPVARAIMNPADSTHNNKIGGFYNSGLLTKGIQDLGYNISSYVIPPVRVGAVDGKGSVLFEVNSRSEVSVFTRDENGVYTKELDNYWTNETQALINSLSAVPEQPIITSIVQPEDIAVTQGNAAELPQTVKVVYSDGTQKDVDVTWDTVDTTKVGTVKVHGTVDGFAPGVIIKVTITAKTTDPTSTIWIVGDSTVSAFSDNYYYPRYGWGTHIENYLGGSFTIQNLALSGRSSKSYIADPEYQTLLNGMKSGDYLLIGFGHNDEKHEVDRYTNPNGTYSDQGSFANSLYENYIKQAQAAGTQVILTTPIVRRTSTGEWSNSNLHITASSGEFEGGDYAQAIRNLGVDLEIPVVDMTTLTKNVYDQLGPDETLYLHSWTSSKSESVDNTHTNIWGAAYHAHLITKTIKALGISGLAEHVIDTQAPTKADILVSNPNYEEPSYTGELPQSELWADYGIWKGTVFGNVGGSPNTENQTLETDDGGNMHIAVRNNKGKIASNVDGLAMYYYKVPANSTFKLTAKAKINRFEYNDQVSFGLMARDEMYIDSNMTTALGDYVAAAPLKLTKAADGRYWNSFARKSGVLTQGGTAESPISPGDTVNLRIESNSDGYAAMFGTEATITGGFDFKLTSIDSDYVYVGMFVARNADITFSDIKLIVDGVEVIKEDTTTLWNKGKLKTSNVTDTGLTLTWSGASDKVSGYKVYQDETELATVTESSYKVSGLAAGTKYTFKIEAIDAVGNESTTGPSKSVKTKKKEKR; the protein is encoded by the coding sequence ATGCAAAGCAAGTCTAGAAAAGCTTTTAGGAAAGCCCTTGTATTTACAACGCTTTTCACCTTAGCCTTAAACAGTATTGGTGGTTTAGCATTAGCCAGTGACACATCTAACAGCAGAAAAATTGATGTATGGGATTTTGGGGGAATCCAAACGCCGGGGGAATTATACAACAACAATATCACACCCGATATTCTTGACAAGAAAACCACCATTAAATCTGGTACATTTGAAACCACTTCTTATGGTGATTTAACCGTAGCTAATCCAGTTACAAGTGACAGGTCTTATTATGATAAAGCTGATGGCACGACTGTCGGTGATAACTCCTCTGGTAGCTGGGAAAATCAAGAGCACAGTTATGAGGATGGATATCAATCAAACGGCGTTTATTACGCAAATGGTACGGGAGGTACAGAGAGAAGGTTTTTGACTCTGGAGCATGTTGTTGCAGGAGATAAAATTACGGTATATGGTGGCACAAGCAATGGAGATGAAACCATCCACTTCGTTCACGCAGCGGTAAGTATAGACGGTTCAAAAGTAACCGTAACACCGGATACTTCGGAAGTTCAGGATAGTGCTGCTGATTTTACTAGAACAGCACAAAAAGTTGAGTTTATAGCACAGTATTCAGGCTCCTATCAAATTTATGTTTCAGCGACTTCAGGAGGAAAGCCTTGGTTCCATCGAGTAGTTAGAACTCCTGGAGTTAAGGTAAGTGGCGCTGTGAATGTAAATGGCAGTGATATTTCTACAGATTATGCACTTACGTTTACGAATCAGGCAACAGGTGATACAACTACAGTGAATATGAATGCAGACAATACCTTTGATGCAGTTTTAGCAACTGGTTATGAGTATATTGCCACTTTAAAGGGTGTTCCGGAATACAGATTTACTGATGAAACCAAGGTAGTTAGCACGTCAACGTCTGATATTGCAATGGGGAAAACGATTAGCTTAGATGTTGTGGCTAACCAGCTTGTCACAGTAAGAGGGGATATTATGGGCTTTGACAGCAGTTATGATGTAAGTAAATTACAAATCAAGTTTCATCCTGAAGAGGGTAGCCTTGCTTCACCAGTTACAGCCACAGTTAATACACAGGACATGACATTTACAGCTGATGTTCAGGATGGACTGCTGTATACAGCCATTATTTCTGGTGTCAATGATTATGAAGTTGTTGATGGTGGTCGAATAAATGTAAGCGCTGACACTATTCAGGATATTACAGTTGATAAAAAACCAGTATATACGGCAACAGGTACATTCCAGGGATTATCATCAACAGCTCAAATTTCAAGTATGACATTTACTAATGTTAATGATGGATACGTGTATTCCGGGACCGTTTCGAACGGAGGATATACGGTTAGTCTCAGAGAAGGAGTGTACAGCGTTACAGCGACTAGTTCTGAGAATGATAGCACAAGCACTCACGTCGTTATTAGTGGACAGGATACGACAAAGGATATTCTGTTTGTTAACCATTCGGAGCCAGAGCCCCTTTCATGGGTTGCTGACTTATATGTTGGTGATAGCTCAAAGGAACATAACTATCATACAGTGAAGGAAGCTCTTGCTGTAGCGGCCAGAATGAACCCGAGCAATGAAGAGCAGCGAATCACCATTCATATTGCGCCGGGGGTATACAGGGAGCAGCTTGTAATACAAACTCCATACATTTCCCTTGTGAATTCCAATCCAAACCCAACCAGTGATCCAAATACGCAAGTGAAAATTACGTGGTATTACGGTATTGGATATAAATATTACAGCATCGGGGATGACGGCTTCTATGATGAAGAGAGGGCATTTGATCAGTATTCCAAAAATACCGCCAGTAAATGGGGAGGTACTGTGTATGTCACCAGTGCTGCAGAAAACTTCAAAGCTCAAAACATCATATTTGAAAATTCCTTTAACAAATATGTGACAGATGAGGAATTAGCAGATGGTGTGGAGTTGGCCAATGTAGCTGGAAGCTCTATAAATGTAGAAAGAAATTCTTTTACTGATGTTACGTCAAAAGCAGCTACAGAAAGAGCGGCAGCAATGATCATGGAGGGAGACCGTGCAGAATTTTTGAACTGTCGTTTTCTTGGAAGTCAGGATACCCTTTATACAGGTACGAATCGCAGTTATTTTAAGAACTCTTTTATAGAAGGCAACACAGATTATATATTTGGTGATGGGAACGTAGTATTTGATAATGTTACATTGAATTTTGCTGGTTACAGTGAGCAGGCTGTTGGCGGTTATATAACAGCAGCGAAAGATACAGCTTCCTATGGGTACCTGTTTAGGAACAGTACAATTACGGCAGACAGTGAAAAGCTGTTTTCACCTGGTTATTTTGGAAGACCATGGGGAGCAGGGGCAAAAGTAACCTTCCTAAATACTAAGCTTCAGACAAGCGATATCATGAATCCAAGCGGTTGGCATGAGATGTCTGGCAATCAACCTGAAAATGCAAATTATGCAGAATACAACACAACTTATAATGGTAAAGCTGTCGATACATCGCAAAGAAGAGTACCCGTTTTGACAAAAAAACAAGCAGACGCTATAAATGTTGAGAATTACCTCGGAGGGTGGAAACCATCTTACTATTCAGCTGACAGTGATGCTGCTCCGACATTTAAGATTAATCCTTTCTTTACAACAGACGATGATATTAATATGCCTTACACCGGAAACACGATTAGCTTAGGTTATGAGTTTAAGGATCCAAATGATAATCAAAACGACAGTTCGTTAATCCAGTGGTATAAGGTAAGTCCTGATGGAACGGAAACGTTAATCCATGCAACAACAGCGTATATCTCAAAAAATTATAAGATAACTAGTGCCGATGAAGGTTATTATATTAAGGCTGTTGTTACACCGGAAACCGTTAATGGTTTAAAGAGCACTCCGATGTCTGTTCAGCTTGACAATTTGGTTAAGGCTGGCTCATCCGGTGGCGGAGATAATGAAATTCCGGATGGAGAGCGTGTAAATATTTATTTAGCAGGTGATTCAACGGTTAAGACTTATGGCTCATCATCAGGCTCAGGTGGCTGGGGAGAATATTTACAGAGCTTTTTTAATGACGATAAAGTGAATATTGTGAACTATGCGAACGGAGGTAGAAGCTCGAGAAGCTTTATCAATGAGGGAAGTCTTGATAAAATTGCTTCGACTATTGCAGCTGGTGACTACTTGCTGATTCAGTTTGGACATAATGATTCATCAAATCAAACTGGATATCTTTTAGATAGATTTGTCTCTATGGGAGAATCGGATGAACATGGTATTTACCCTTCTGTTCCGGGTATGAAGGAAGCAACGCCGGAGAGCCTTTCAAAATATGGGCCAGAGTATTTTCCATATACAAGCGGTACCTTCAAGTGGTATTTGCAGCAATATATTGATGTAGCAAGAAATTCAGGTGCCACACCTATTTTAGTAACTCCGGTTTCAAGACAATATTTTAACTCCGATGGAACGATTAGGCCTCATCATGATGCAACGGATACTACAACAGGAACAATAACAACGTCCAATAATGCTTATGTAAAAGCCGTTGAGCAGTTGGGTGAAGAGCAGGGTGTTGAGGTCATTAATATGTTTGATTTGACAAAGGAATCCTTTGAAAAGGCATATAAAAATGATCCTGCAGCCAATAATGGAGTCTCTCCTGTAGCTAGGGCTATCATGAATCCTGCCGATTCAACTCACAATAATAAAATTGGAGGATTTTATAACAGTGGTTTACTAACCAAGGGAATACAGGACCTTGGATATAACATCTCCAGCTACGTGATTCCACCTGTAAGAGTAGGCGCTGTAGACGGTAAGGGGAGTGTACTATTTGAAGTTAATTCACGCAGCGAAGTAAGTGTTTTTACTCGTGATGAAAACGGCGTTTATACAAAAGAGTTAGATAACTATTGGACGAATGAAACACAAGCTTTAATTAACAGTCTATCTGCTGTACCGGAGCAACCTATCATAACTTCAATCGTACAACCAGAAGATATAGCTGTAACTCAAGGAAATGCAGCTGAACTTCCACAAACTGTAAAAGTGGTATACAGTGATGGAACTCAAAAGGATGTGGATGTGACCTGGGATACGGTTGACACTACAAAGGTTGGAACAGTGAAAGTTCACGGAACCGTAGACGGTTTTGCTCCGGGAGTTATCATAAAGGTGACAATAACAGCAAAAACGACTGATCCTACTTCAACCATTTGGATTGTTGGCGATTCAACCGTAAGTGCCTTCTCAGACAACTACTATTATCCAAGATATGGTTGGGGGACTCATATCGAAAATTATTTGGGTGGCTCATTCACTATACAAAATCTTGCATTGTCAGGAAGAAGTTCAAAAAGCTATATCGCTGATCCTGAGTATCAAACGTTACTAAACGGTATGAAGAGCGGAGATTACTTATTAATAGGTTTTGGGCATAACGATGAGAAGCATGAAGTTGACAGATATACAAATCCCAATGGAACCTATTCGGATCAGGGATCCTTTGCGAACTCTTTGTATGAGAATTATATTAAGCAGGCTCAAGCGGCAGGAACTCAAGTCATCTTGACTACCCCAATTGTAAGAAGAACATCAACTGGTGAGTGGAGTAATTCGAATCTTCATATTACAGCCAGTTCTGGAGAATTTGAAGGTGGAGATTATGCACAAGCCATCCGAAATTTAGGCGTTGATTTAGAAATTCCAGTAGTAGATATGACAACATTAACGAAAAATGTATATGATCAATTAGGTCCGGATGAAACGTTGTATCTACATTCATGGACATCGTCGAAATCGGAAAGTGTAGATAATACCCACACTAATATATGGGGTGCAGCCTATCATGCACACCTTATCACCAAGACGATTAAGGCATTAGGCATTAGTGGGCTAGCTGAGCATGTAATTGATACACAAGCACCAACGAAAGCAGATATACTCGTTTCTAATCCAAATTACGAGGAACCATCTTATACAGGTGAATTGCCGCAAAGTGAGTTATGGGCTGACTATGGAATTTGGAAAGGTACGGTTTTTGGTAATGTTGGTGGTAGTCCAAATACGGAAAATCAAACCTTAGAAACCGATGATGGTGGAAATATGCACATCGCTGTTAGGAATAATAAGGGGAAAATTGCTAGTAACGTGGATGGGCTTGCGATGTATTACTATAAGGTTCCTGCAAACAGTACATTTAAGCTGACTGCAAAAGCTAAGATTAATCGTTTTGAATACAACGATCAAGTATCCTTTGGTTTGATGGCCAGAGACGAAATGTACATTGATTCGAATATGACGACAGCTCTGGGTGATTATGTTGCAGCAGCACCTTTGAAACTGACAAAAGCAGCAGACGGAAGGTATTGGAATTCCTTTGCAAGGAAGAGTGGAGTGCTTACTCAAGGTGGAACGGCTGAGAGCCCAATATCCCCAGGAGATACGGTTAACCTTCGGATTGAGAGCAATTCAGATGGCTATGCTGCTATGTTTGGGACTGAAGCTACGATTACAGGAGGTTTTGATTTTAAATTAACAAGTATTGATTCCGATTACGTTTATGTAGGAATGTTTGTAGCGAGAAATGCTGACATTACCTTCAGTGACATCAAACTAATCGTTGATGGTGTTGAGGTGATTAAAGAAGATACAACAACTCTATGGAACAAAGGAAAGTTAAAAACCTCGAATGTAACAGATACAGGCCTCACTTTGACCTGGAGTGGGGCTAGTGACAAGGTTAGCGGTTATAAAGTATATCAAGATGAAACTGAACTTGCTACCGTTACAGAAAGCAGTTATAAAGTATCGGGGCTGGCAGCAGGAACAAAGTATACCTTTAAAATAGAAGCAATTGACGCAGTAGGCAATGAATCTACAACAGGGCCATCAAAGTCTGTCAAAACAAAAAAGAAGGAAAAGCGGTAA
- a CDS encoding MerR family transcriptional regulator, giving the protein MKYKISEVAALLNFSTNTIRRYEKMGYITSKRSETSNYRYYHEEDIIMLMNLKLLRKYDFTLPEIDEMKSSELPGLITAFERKIEDFDNKISYLKNLRHRLKDDLVLMKKANGLNHCYIRDCVDLSYVLYQSGDKILKEPNRLVTVQKFLNVSPEVQRIYLIRKEDVERDHIILNAGWAIKSVHLEKYQIAHNEYTEKYDKRKSLLTMAKLPLTIDEASKSNSLKKFLLNEPFQYMEDHNLQVTGDIIGIVVANVLEENQEIQYILLGIPITKM; this is encoded by the coding sequence ATGAAATACAAGATTAGTGAGGTAGCGGCTTTACTTAACTTTTCCACTAACACAATCCGAAGATACGAAAAAATGGGCTATATTACTTCGAAACGATCTGAAACTAGTAACTACCGATATTATCATGAAGAAGATATTATCATGTTAATGAACCTAAAGTTATTGCGGAAGTATGATTTTACACTTCCTGAAATAGACGAGATGAAGAGCAGTGAATTGCCAGGGTTAATAACTGCATTTGAGAGGAAAATAGAGGATTTTGACAATAAGATTAGCTATTTAAAAAATTTAAGACATAGATTAAAAGATGATTTGGTTCTAATGAAAAAGGCGAATGGCTTAAACCATTGCTATATCAGAGATTGCGTTGATTTGTCATATGTACTTTATCAAAGTGGGGATAAGATTTTAAAAGAACCTAATAGACTAGTAACTGTACAAAAATTTTTGAATGTATCACCTGAGGTACAAAGGATTTACTTAATACGAAAGGAAGACGTTGAAAGAGACCATATCATTTTAAATGCAGGTTGGGCCATAAAGAGCGTCCATTTAGAAAAATATCAGATAGCACATAATGAATATACGGAAAAATATGATAAACGCAAATCTCTGCTCACTATGGCCAAGCTACCGTTAACTATTGACGAGGCCAGTAAGTCTAATAGTTTAAAGAAATTTTTACTTAATGAACCTTTTCAATATATGGAGGATCACAATTTACAGGTGACTGGTGATATTATTGGGATTGTAGTTGCCAATGTGTTGGAAGAGAATCAAGAGATACAGTATATTTTACTAGGTATTCCTATAACAAAAATGTAA